TCGACATTCGGATGCGTCTTGGCGAAGCGGCCGATGATCTCGGGCATGTAGCGGTCGGCATAATCGTCCGGCGTGCCGATACGCAGCGTCCCTTCCAGCCTGTTATCGTCGAACGCCGCGATCGCCTCATTGTTGAGGCGGATGATGCGACGGGCATAGTTGAGCAGTTTTTCACCCTCGACCGTCAGCCGGTTGCCGCGGCCGTCCTTGATGAACAGCTGCTTGCCGATGCGCTCTTCGAGACGGCGCATCTGCATGGAGACGGCCGATTGGGTCTTGTAGACCCTGTCGGCGGCCTTGGTGAAGCTGCCGGAATCGACGATGGCGATGAAAGTCTGCAACTGGTCGAGATCAAGAGGCGCGGCCATGGTGTCACCCATAAAGATAGCTGATGATAATCATTAGAAACATTCGTTGGACTGATCAATAGCTCTTTGGCATCTTCGGGATGCAAATCAAGCAAAGTGAAGGACAGACACCCTGCCTGTCCAAGCAGAATTCAGCCTTATCCCTTTCCGCACGACCTCGCGGAAGGGGTTGGGTTGTTGCGTGCCCGAGAAAGGAGAGTTCGATGCACACGACAGACCGAACACTAGAACTCGACTGCAGCAAGCTTACCCCGACGCTTTCCCAGCGCCTGGCGGCAGGCCTCGCTCCGCTGGTCTCCCTCTTTCGCGGGTTCCGCAATCGCATGGAGATCAACGCGCTGCATGATCTGAACGACACGCAGCTTAGGGATATCGGCCTTAGCAGGGCCGACCTGACCTCTGCGTTCCTGGCCTCGACGTTCTTCGAGGACCCCTCGGAACATCTGACGCGCTCAGCGCGCAATCGCTGGCGCCTGTCGCTCTTCCGCTCCTACGAGGAGTAGGAGCGTCGAGTTTCCCCGCAGGGTGATAGCCAATAGCCCTGCTGCTTGACCCGGTGATCGGCTTTCCCAAG
This Rhizobium sp. NZLR1 DNA region includes the following protein-coding sequences:
- a CDS encoding DUF1127 domain-containing protein, which produces MHTTDRTLELDCSKLTPTLSQRLAAGLAPLVSLFRGFRNRMEINALHDLNDTQLRDIGLSRADLTSAFLASTFFEDPSEHLTRSARNRWRLSLFRSYEE